A portion of the Tamandua tetradactyla isolate mTamTet1 chromosome 16, mTamTet1.pri, whole genome shotgun sequence genome contains these proteins:
- the AURKC gene encoding aurora kinase C isoform X1, with protein sequence MASVGAWPAGDRYQSRAHDWPPAAGPRLTIDDFEIGRPLGKGKFGNVYLARLKESHFIVALKILFKSQIEKEELEHQLRREIEIQAHLHHPNILRLYNYFHDTRRVYLILEYAPRGELYKELQKSHTLDEQRTATIMEELADALTYCHEKKVIHRDIKPENLLLGLRGEVKIADFGWSVHTPSLRRKTMCGTLDYLPPEMIEGRTYNEKVDLWCIGVLCYELLTGSPPFESPSHSETYRRILKVDVRFPPSLPSGARDLISKLLRYQPSERLPLAQILTHPWVQAHSRRVLPPSAQLAS encoded by the exons ATGGCGTCGGTTGGCGCTTGGCCCGCGGGTGACAGGTACCAGAGCCGGGCTCACGACTGGCCGCCGGCCGCAGG GCCGCGCTTAACGATTGATGACTTTGAAATTGGGCGTCCACTGGGTAAGGGGAAATTTGGCAATGTTTACCTGGCTCGACTCAAGGAAAGCCACTTCATCGTGGCCCTGAAGATCCTCTTCAAGTCCCAGATAGAGAAGGAAGAACTGGAGCATCAGCTGCGCAGGGAGATTGAAATCCAGGCCCATCTCCA TCACCCCAACATCCTGCGCCTGTACAACTACTTCCATGACACACGCCGGGTGTATCTGATTCTGGAGTATGCTCCAAGAGGCGAGCTTTACAAGGAGTTACAGAAGAGCCACACGTTAGATGAACAGCGTACAGCCACG ATAATGGAGGAGTTGGCGGATGCCCTGACCTACTGCCATGAAAAGAAGGTGATTCACAGAGACATTAAGCCAGAGAACCTGCTGCTGGGGCTCAGGGGTGAGGTGAAGATTGCAGACTTTGGCTGGTCTGTGCACACTCCCTCTCTGAG gaGAAAGACAATGTGTGGGACTCTTGATTACCTGCCCCCAGAAATGATCGAGGGGCGAACATACAATGAGAAGGTGGATCTGTGGTGCATTGGGGTGCTCTGTTACGAACTGCTGACGGGAAGTCCACCCTTCGAGAGTCCCTCACACAGTGAGACCTACAGACGCATTCTCAAG GTGGACGTGAGGTTTCCGCCTTCACTGCCTTCTGGGGCCCGGGACCTGATCTCCAAGTTACTCAGATACCAGCCCTCCGAGCGGCTGCCTCTGGCCCAGATCCTCACACACCCCTGGGTCCAGGCCCACTCCCGCAGGGTGCTGCCCCCCTCTGCTCAGTTGGCTTCCTGA
- the AURKC gene encoding aurora kinase C isoform X2, with translation MASVGAWPAGDRPRLTIDDFEIGRPLGKGKFGNVYLARLKESHFIVALKILFKSQIEKEELEHQLRREIEIQAHLHHPNILRLYNYFHDTRRVYLILEYAPRGELYKELQKSHTLDEQRTATIMEELADALTYCHEKKVIHRDIKPENLLLGLRGEVKIADFGWSVHTPSLRRKTMCGTLDYLPPEMIEGRTYNEKVDLWCIGVLCYELLTGSPPFESPSHSETYRRILKVDVRFPPSLPSGARDLISKLLRYQPSERLPLAQILTHPWVQAHSRRVLPPSAQLAS, from the exons ATGGCGTCGGTTGGCGCTTGGCCCGCGGGTGACAG GCCGCGCTTAACGATTGATGACTTTGAAATTGGGCGTCCACTGGGTAAGGGGAAATTTGGCAATGTTTACCTGGCTCGACTCAAGGAAAGCCACTTCATCGTGGCCCTGAAGATCCTCTTCAAGTCCCAGATAGAGAAGGAAGAACTGGAGCATCAGCTGCGCAGGGAGATTGAAATCCAGGCCCATCTCCA TCACCCCAACATCCTGCGCCTGTACAACTACTTCCATGACACACGCCGGGTGTATCTGATTCTGGAGTATGCTCCAAGAGGCGAGCTTTACAAGGAGTTACAGAAGAGCCACACGTTAGATGAACAGCGTACAGCCACG ATAATGGAGGAGTTGGCGGATGCCCTGACCTACTGCCATGAAAAGAAGGTGATTCACAGAGACATTAAGCCAGAGAACCTGCTGCTGGGGCTCAGGGGTGAGGTGAAGATTGCAGACTTTGGCTGGTCTGTGCACACTCCCTCTCTGAG gaGAAAGACAATGTGTGGGACTCTTGATTACCTGCCCCCAGAAATGATCGAGGGGCGAACATACAATGAGAAGGTGGATCTGTGGTGCATTGGGGTGCTCTGTTACGAACTGCTGACGGGAAGTCCACCCTTCGAGAGTCCCTCACACAGTGAGACCTACAGACGCATTCTCAAG GTGGACGTGAGGTTTCCGCCTTCACTGCCTTCTGGGGCCCGGGACCTGATCTCCAAGTTACTCAGATACCAGCCCTCCGAGCGGCTGCCTCTGGCCCAGATCCTCACACACCCCTGGGTCCAGGCCCACTCCCGCAGGGTGCTGCCCCCCTCTGCTCAGTTGGCTTCCTGA